The Rhodothermus marinus DSM 4252 DNA segment TCAGCGTCATCGGGCGCTGGCCCAGGTGCTATCCGAACATGTCGCGCTGCGGCGTAGCTACCTGGCCACGCTCGAAGAGACGCTGGTGCGGCTGGCCCGTCTGCTGGAGGTCGCCCGCCATGACCCGGATTCCGCCTGGCGCGACGAGGTGCTGGCCGTCGGCGAACGCCTGATGGCCCCGCTGCTGGCGGCCGTACTGCGAGCGCGGGGCGTAGCCGCCTTTGCGCAGGATGCTATCGCGCTGATCTGCACCGACGCGCAGTATGGCGAGGCCAACGTGGACCTGGAAGCCACGCGCGAGCGGGTGCAACGCTGGTTTGCCCGGATCGGCCGCCAGACGGTGCCCGTCGTAACCGGCTTCATCGGCGCCACGCCGGACGGCCGCACCACCACGCTGGGGCGTGGGGGCAGCGACTACTCGGCCGCGTTGCTGGCCGCCCTGCTCGGTGCCGAGGTGCTGGAGCGCTGGACCGACGTGGACGGCCTCTACACCGAGGATCCGCGCAAAAGCCCGGACGCCCGGCGCTACCAGACGCTGGTGCTCGAAGAAGCCTGGGCCTGGAATCATGCGGGCAAGCTGGGCATGCACCGCAAAGCACTCGATCCGCTGGTGGCCGCCGGCATTCCGGTGCACATTCGCTCCACAATGGCACCCGAGCGGCCGGGTACCTGGCTGCTTCCGGCCGATGCGCCCCAGTCGCTGACAGGTTGAAAACAACTTTTGGGAAAACAAAACCCTGAGCAAAAAAGATGGCACAGCCCCGTTTTCGTGTAGGTATTCTCGGCGCGACCGGCGCCGTCGGTCAGAAGTTCGTGGAATTGCTGGCCGATCATCCCTGGTTCGAAATCAGCGTCCTGGCGGCTTCGGACCGCTCGGCCGGCAAGCCCTATCGGGAGGCCGCCAACTGGATCGGCAGCCGTCCCATTCCGCCGCAGGTGGCCGATCAGGAGGTCGTGCCGATCTCGACCGAGCTGGATTGCGACTTTGTGTTTTCCGGACTCAGCGCCGACGTGGCCGGCGAGATCGAAGGCCAGCTGGCCGAAGCCGGCTATCCGGTCATTTCGAACGCGCGCAACTATCGGATGCGCGAGGATGTGCCGCTGCTAATTCCGGAGATCAATCCCGAGCACACGGCGCTGATCGAGCGCCAGCCCTGGCGCGAAAAAGGTGGTTTCATCGTCACGAATCCGAACTGCTCGACGGTGGGGCTCGTGTGCGCGCTCTACCCGCTGGTCAAAACGTTCGGCGTCGAGCAGGTGCACGTGACGACGCTACAGGCGCTTTCGGGGGCGGGCTATCCGGGCGTGCCGTCGCTGGACGCCACGGCCAACGTGATTCCCTTTATCGGCGGTGAAGAAGAAAAAATGGCCACCGAGCCCCGCAAGATTCTGGGGCAACTGGTGGACGGCCGCATCGAACCCGCCACGATCCGCATCAGCGCCCAGTGCAACCGGGTGCCGGTGCTCGAAGGCCATCTGGAGTGCATTTCGGTGAAGCTGGCCCGACCGGCGTCGGTCGAGGAAGTGCGCGAGGTGCTCTGCACGTTCCGGAGCCCGATTGCCGACCTGGGCCTGCCGACGGCACCGGAGCAGCTCCTGCATGTGTTCGACGAACCGCACTTTCCGCAGCCGCGCCGCCACGCCGAGCTGGGGCGGGGCATGACCGTCTCGATCGGGCGCATCCGGCCCTGTGAGGTCTTCGACGTGAAGTTCGTGGCGCTGGTGCACAACACGATCCGCGGGGCGGCCGGTGGGGCCGTGCTGAACGCCGAACTGCTGGTGCGTCAGGGCTACCTGAAACCGCGTCGCAGCCCGGTCGTTGCCGAGGCCTGAGAGCCCGGACGACGACATGCCCCAGGTTTCAATACGGCCGGCCCGTTGGGAGGACGCCGAAGCGCTGGAGGCGCTCTGGTGGCGCCTGCTTGAAGAACAGGCGGCGCTGGACCCGACCTTCGCGCCCGCCGAGGATGCCCGCCGCCGCTGGCGCAACGACTTCATGCTGTGGGTGCGCCAGCGGATGTACCGGTTGCTGGTGGCGGAGCGATCCGGCGAACTGGTGGGCTTCATCTCGGCGCATCAGTGGAGCCCGCCCCCGATCTACCGGCAGGAGCTGGAGGTTTACATCGACGAGCTGTACGTGTTGCCGGACTATCGGCGGCAGGGGATCGGGGCGCAACTGGTGGCGGCCGTCCGTGCCTGGGCGCAGGAGGTGGGCGCCGTGCGACTCCGACTGGGCGTGCTGGCCGCCAACCGCGAGGGACTGGCCTTCTGGGAACGCCAACAGGCCCGGCCGTTTTCGCTGACGCTGATCATCCCTTTGACGGAATTTCAAAAGCCGGATTCGGAAACCTGAGCACCCCCTTGGGCGATAAAAGGCATCGCCAGCGGGTTGACAGGCGACGTTGAAAGTCGTATCATGAGACCCGCTGGCAACGAGCGGAAGTAGCTCAGCTGGTAGAGCGTCTGCTTGCCATGCAGAAGGTCGCGGGTTCGAGTCCCGTCTTCCGCTCCACCCGCCTGCTCACGTGAGCAGGCGGGTTTTTTTATGGGCGGGCGGCTGTGAGCGGGCGCGTATGGCGCCGCCAGCGAATCCGATCCCCTTCGAGAATGCCGTAGGTATCAGTGAAGCCGGCGGGCACTTCCACTACGAACCGTGCCGGGTACCGCGAAGAGATCGTCTCGGTCGAATAGGGACGCGTGTATTTGGCGATCGAGACGATCTGCGAGTCGCCGTTCACGAAGATGATGTCGAGCGACAGCGGCGTGTTGGCCATCCAGAAGCCCTGCATTTCTTCGCGTTCGAAGATGAACAGCATGCCACTGCGCTCGGGCAGGTGCGTACGCTCCATCAGGCCGCGTTGACGGGACGAGTCGGTTTCGGCAATTTCGATGGCGATGGTCACAAGCGTGTCGCCGTCGCGCACGAAAGCCAGCCGGCCGTCTTCTCGAAAAGGAATGTTGCGTTCGAGGGAGGAAGCCGGGCGGCGGTTCGATTTGGTGCAGCCGAGGAGTAGCAGGCAAAGTGCAACGAGTGCCAGACGATGCATAGCGCTGATCCGTTCAGTCCGTCTGTGGGGCTGGAGATGCCCGAAAAATAGGAGAGCAGTCGCTGATCTTCCACAAAAAAGCTCCCCCGAAAGGTCGGGGGAGCTTTCGAAAACATGGTGAAGGTCCGGTCAGTTCAGCGGAATGAACACTTTCAGACGATTTCCTTCGATCTGGATCTCGCCTGCTTCGGAGAGCACCTTGGCGGAGCCGGCTTCCGGACCGAACGTCCAGGTTAGCTTGCCATTGGGACCATCCACCTTGATGACGACCGCCTCGACGGTGGGGGTACCGCCTTCGTCGAGCGTTTGATCTTCGACGACGCGGAAGAAGAATTCGGTAATGCCCGGGCCGCGGAGGACGTCGTCGTAGGTCGTCTCGGCACCCAGTACCTGGAAGCCGGTGTCCCCGAGTTCCACATCGGTATGGCCGACGGCTTTGACTTTCGTGCCCTGCGCCTCTACGGAAATCCGGGTGCCCGGTGCCAGTGGATTGCCCAGATGGTCGGTGATTTTGAGCAGATAGGACTGGTTCAGTCGGGCGACCGGAATCCCCGGCAGACAGTTGTTCTGGTTATCCAGCATGCACGGATCGATGTTCGGCGGCCCGGAAAAGACGACCGGGATGCTCCGGGTGACCGGTTGCTGGTTGCGGTCGGCCGTGGTGGCCGTGATGATGGCGATGCCGTCAGGCGGCAGCGGATTGGCCGAGTAGAGCGTAACGCTTCCCTGGCCGTTGGCACCGGTCAGCACCGAACCGGTGATGACGCCGTGCGTGGTCGTGAAATAGACGGCCGTGCCGGGCCTGACCGGATTGCCATACTGGTCGCCGACGATCACGCTGATCGTGTTTTCCAGGCCGTAGGCGACCCAGCCGGGGAAGTTGTACTGGGCCGGGGCCAGCGTGAAGAAGTTCTGATCCGGCAGACCGCCGTGGATGGCCAGGCTGACCGGCTGCGAGCGGATGGTGCGGCCGTTCACGTCGGCTTCGGCCACTACCTGCACGACGCCGGCCTTGGTGCCGCTGGCCACATGCACGCGCACGCGGCCGCTGTTGTCGGTCTGGGCTTCCTCGGGGAAGAGATACTCCCCGCCGCCCGGCTGCACCCCGAAGCGGAAGCGCACGCGCACGGCGTGATCGAGCACGACGGGACGCCCCATCGAGTCGGAGACCTGAAAGACCAGTTCGGCCGTTTCTTTCGAGCCGCTTTCGCGCACGCCAATGGCCTGGTCCGACTGCGACAGCAGCAGAATGTTGGCCGCCTCGCCCGAAACAGGCTCCTCGGTGGCCGTGCGCGTCAGTCGAAGCACAGGCACCTCGATCGTACGATCCGGCACGGCCAGTACCGGCAGCGAGGCGCTACTGTAGCCGGTCTTGGTGGCGCTGACCGTCAGCTCCATCGTACTGTCGATGGTCACCTCGAAGCGATAGCGCCCCACCGAATCGGTCTCGGTGATGAGTCCCTGCGGCTGCAGTTGCACCAGTGCACCGACGATCGGGTCGTTCGTTTCGGCGTCGAGCACCTGGCCGGTCAGCGTAACGATGCCGCCCGTCTCTTCCGTGGTCGCCTGATCACAGCCGGCCCAGAATAGCACGCCGGCCACCAGCAGGAAAAAAATGCGTCGCATGGGTAGCTCCGTAATCCCGTTCCGTTTCCCGTTTGCCAGAGAAAGGTCCGTGCCTGCAGCTTCTCCGCGGGTATCGGCGAAGAGCTTCGGCGCTTTAGCTACCGGCTGCAAAGTCGGTGCCGTTCAGAGCAGGCGGGCGACGATGGCGTCGCAGACGTGCCGGCCTTTCCGGCTCAGACGGAGCTTCCCGTTGCGGATGGGTTCGATCAGCCCCTCGGCTTCCAGTTCGGCCAGCTCGTCCAGCCGTTCGCTGAGCAGGTCCACCCCGTAGCGTTCGGCGTAATGATCCAGGTCCAGCCCCTCGGCCGTGCGAAGCCGCAGGTACAGATATTCTTCGGCGAGCTGGTCGTAGGAGAGTCCTTCGCGAAACTCCAGCGGCAGGTGGTGCTGGGCCAGCAGCGCTTCGTAGCGGCGGAGGTTGCGCACGTTGGCCCACCGGTAGGCGCCCGGCTCGGGTAGCTGGCCCCACCAGAACGAGTGGGCCGAGGGTCCGAAGCCCAGGTAGTTGCCGTGCCGCCAGTACGTGTGGTTGTGGCGCGACTGATAACCCGGCCGCGCGAAGTTCGAGATCTCGTAGTGCTCATAGCCCCGCGCCTCCAGATACTCCATCGCAAAGTCGTAGCAGGCCCGGTAGGTCTCCTCGTCGGCCGGCTGCACCAGACCACGTTCGACCTGCTTGTAGAGCACGGTACGCGGTTCGATCGTCAGGCTGTAGGTCGAAACGTGTGGAATGTCGCGATCGGCCACCTTCTGCAGGTTGGCCATCCAGTATTCGAGCGGCTGGTCGGGCAGTCCGAAAATCAGATCGACGTTGAAGTTTTCAAAGCCGGCGCGGCGGGCGTTTTCGATGGCCGCCTCGGCCTGCTCGGCCGTGTGCGCCCGGTTCATGAAGCGCAGATCGGCCTCGTAGAACGACTGCACCCCGATCGAGAGCCGGTTGATGCCCAGGCTGTGCAGCCCGCTCAGATAGTCGCGCGAGGCGTCTTCCGGATTGACCTCGAACGTCACCTCCTGCAGCGCCGACAGGTCGAAATACCGGTAGAGCTCGTTCAGCACGCGGGCGACTTCTTCGAGCGAAAGGCGCGAAGGGGTACCGCCGCCGAAGTAGATCGTCTCGATCGGCTCCAGGCGGCCGTAGAGCTGGCCGTAGTATTCGATCTCGGTGCAGAGCGCCTGCACGAAGGTGGGGTGCAGCCGCTGGCCCGTGACGAAGTAAAAATCACAGTAAATGCAGCGCTGCTTGCAAAAAGGAATGTGAAGGTAGATGCCGGCCATTGCAAAAGGCTTGCGTGTGCGCTCGTTTGATCGGAACTTAAACGCCAGAACGATCCCCCTATTCCAGCCGAGGGCATCGATGCTCGATTTTGTTCGCCTCCAGCAGCAGTTGCGAGGCTTTGCCGCCTACCAGCAGCAGCAGCGCGATCTGCTGCAGGAAAAACTGCAGGCGGCGCTGGACGCCTGGCGGCAGGTCGGCGACGTAGAAGCGCTGCTGGAGGAAGTGGATCGCGCCCGGCCGAGCTGGCTGGTGGCCCGTCCGCTGGGCGAGCGCCTGCAGGAACGGGTGCGCGTACCGTCGCGGCCGGCGCAGGTGACCGTGGTGGCCGCCGACGGCTCCCAGATCTTTCCGGACCGTCACGTGGAGCCTCCGTGTTTTCTGCTGAACGTGGGGCGGGTGGCCTTTCAACTGGGCACGCACGAGCCGGTTCGGCTCGAGTCGATTCCGCGTTTCTGCTTCCGCCAGGAAGAGGTGCACGAGCTGCTGGACGATCGGCTGGAGTCGGTCTCCGTCGAGATCGTCTCGGCGTTGCGCGACGAATTCGAGCTGGAGGCGCTGCTGGAGCTGGCGCGGGAGGCACGTCGGGATGGACGCCCGCTGGTGGCGTTGCTCGACGGTACGCTTATCCGCTGGATGATCCGCCGCCTGCACCAGCGTGAGCTGGAAGAGCAGTTCATCCGGCGTTATGTGGCGCTGCTGGAGCAGTTTCGTCGGGAGCGGATTCCGGTCGCCTCGTACATCAGCATGCCCGGCGGAGCGGAGGTGGTGAACCTGTTGCGCGTGGCGCGCGGTGAGTGCACGCCCGAGCCGCCGTCGCTTTCGCTGGACGGACTGGCCGACCGGCTGCTGTTTTCGCGTCTGCTGCGGCCCGGCGAGCGCTCGGGGCTGTTCCTTTCGGGCTCGCACATCCAGCGGGCCTACGCCGAGCCGCACCGGATCGTCTGCACCTATCTGGCCGTGCCCGGTCCGTATGGCCAGGCCGAAATCGCCCGGGTCGAGTTTCCCCACTGGGTAGCCGAGGAGAACGGGTGGGTGGACCTAGTCTGCGCCGTGCTCCTGAAAGAATGCGAGAAAGGTAGCGGCTATCCCATGGTGCTGGCCGAGGCGCACGAGCAGGCGGTGATCCGGGCGCCCGAGCGCGAGGCGTTTTACGAACTCATCGGCCGCCAGCTCTGGCGGAGTGGCCTCCCAGTGGGGCAGTCGCGCAAGCAGACCAGCAAGCGCCGGCCTGTACTCTGAAGCAACCTGACCTGAGGTTAAGATGCCCATAGGAGAAGTCATCGAGTCGAGCACGCGTCAGTTCGTGGCCGAGGTGTACCGGGATCAGCCGCCACCGGCTTTTGGAAGCTGGGTGCGGGTGGTGCAGCCGGACGGCCGCACGATCTACGGGCTGGTCAGCCATGTCGAGATGGGCAGCGTGGAGCCCGGCCGTCGGCCGATGGCGCTGGGCCGCTCGCCCGACGAGCTGCGCCGCGAGATGCCCCAGGTGCTGGAGTTGATCCGCACGACGTTTCGGGCGCAGGTGCTGGCCTACGAGGATCCGGACGGCCGCATTCACCAGACGCTGCCACCCTATCCGGCCGGCATTCATGCCTTCGTTGAGGCGTGCCCGCTCGAGATCGTCCGGCGACTGGGGCGGCCTTATGATTTTCTGCGCACGCTCGTGCAGAATCCCGATCCGGCCGTGCCGGTGGACGATCTGCTGGTGGCCGTGCTCCGGCAGATCCACGACGGCCACAGCGACCCCGAGCGCGAGCAGGCGCTGATCGAAGCAGGCCGCGTGCTGAGCCGTCTGCTGCGCGACGACCACGAGCGGCTGCAGGCCATTCTGCGCCGCGTGGTGTGAGGCTTAGAAGATCACCCCGATGCGGACGGGCAGCACGACGTCCACGTTGCGTTCGCCCACGACCAGGGTGGGGTTGAGTTCATAGAAGACCTGCGTTTCGCGCAGGAGCTGCACCCAGCCGAAGCCGAAATGAACGGTCGGGCCGCTCTCGCCGCTGTAGCGCTCCGAAAGCGGCGCGTAGGCGCCGAAGCCGCCCAGGATGTAGAAGGCCTGGCGTCCGTGGGGCGGAAACGTCACGATGGCCGAAAGCTGCGGGTCGAACACGTAGCTGGCCTCGTCGCGGCCCCGGAAGATGAAGCCCGTGAAGCCCAGATCGACCGCCAGCGACAGATCGGCGCTGACCGGCGCGGCGGCCCGGGTCCGCACGCCCAGTCCCAGCCCCTCGGCCGTCGTAAGCAGGGCGTTGAAGCCCAGTCCGACGCGCGCCTGCCGCTGTGCGGAGGCCGTTCCGGCCAGCGCCAGCAGCATCAGGACGAAAAGAAGGCTCCGGCAGTGCTTCATGGTTGGTGCCTGCGTTGATGGATGAGGTTGCTTGAGCGGCCGGCATGCCGGAATTTAGAAATTCCGCCGCACATAAAAAGCCCCGGCCTGTAAGGTCTTGTTGAAACCGACGTAACCGATCCTCCGGAAGTTGCGTATCTTTCAGACGATTTGAATCAAGCAGGGAGCAGATCATGGGTTTCTGGGAATTTCTGACCACGCTGGCCGTGGCAGTGGTGTTGCCGCTGGCTATTGTCCATCTGATTCTCAGCTACCGGCGCGAGAAGCTCAAGCTGCGGCAGGGGC contains these protein-coding regions:
- a CDS encoding aspartate kinase; the protein is MDLRERSGAGGAEPLALQRDRRLKVLKFGGTSVGSAELVARVADLIVEATTTHRVVVVVSAAAGVTNELVAAWDALQQGTLDMPALLARLRQRHRALAQVLSEHVALRRSYLATLEETLVRLARLLEVARHDPDSAWRDEVLAVGERLMAPLLAAVLRARGVAAFAQDAIALICTDAQYGEANVDLEATRERVQRWFARIGRQTVPVVTGFIGATPDGRTTTLGRGGSDYSAALLAALLGAEVLERWTDVDGLYTEDPRKSPDARRYQTLVLEEAWAWNHAGKLGMHRKALDPLVAAGIPVHIRSTMAPERPGTWLLPADAPQSLTG
- the asd gene encoding aspartate-semialdehyde dehydrogenase, which codes for MAQPRFRVGILGATGAVGQKFVELLADHPWFEISVLAASDRSAGKPYREAANWIGSRPIPPQVADQEVVPISTELDCDFVFSGLSADVAGEIEGQLAEAGYPVISNARNYRMREDVPLLIPEINPEHTALIERQPWREKGGFIVTNPNCSTVGLVCALYPLVKTFGVEQVHVTTLQALSGAGYPGVPSLDATANVIPFIGGEEEKMATEPRKILGQLVDGRIEPATIRISAQCNRVPVLEGHLECISVKLARPASVEEVREVLCTFRSPIADLGLPTAPEQLLHVFDEPHFPQPRRHAELGRGMTVSIGRIRPCEVFDVKFVALVHNTIRGAAGGAVLNAELLVRQGYLKPRRSPVVAEA
- a CDS encoding GNAT family N-acetyltransferase, with protein sequence MPQVSIRPARWEDAEALEALWWRLLEEQAALDPTFAPAEDARRRWRNDFMLWVRQRMYRLLVAERSGELVGFISAHQWSPPPIYRQELEVYIDELYVLPDYRRQGIGAQLVAAVRAWAQEVGAVRLRLGVLAANREGLAFWERQQARPFSLTLIIPLTEFQKPDSET
- a CDS encoding DUF192 domain-containing protein, whose product is MHRLALVALCLLLLGCTKSNRRPASSLERNIPFREDGRLAFVRDGDTLVTIAIEIAETDSSRQRGLMERTHLPERSGMLFIFEREEMQGFWMANTPLSLDIIFVNGDSQIVSIAKYTRPYSTETISSRYPARFVVEVPAGFTDTYGILEGDRIRWRRHTRPLTAARP
- a CDS encoding Ig-like domain-containing protein; amino-acid sequence: MRRIFFLLVAGVLFWAGCDQATTEETGGIVTLTGQVLDAETNDPIVGALVQLQPQGLITETDSVGRYRFEVTIDSTMELTVSATKTGYSSASLPVLAVPDRTIEVPVLRLTRTATEEPVSGEAANILLLSQSDQAIGVRESGSKETAELVFQVSDSMGRPVVLDHAVRVRFRFGVQPGGGEYLFPEEAQTDNSGRVRVHVASGTKAGVVQVVAEADVNGRTIRSQPVSLAIHGGLPDQNFFTLAPAQYNFPGWVAYGLENTISVIVGDQYGNPVRPGTAVYFTTTHGVITGSVLTGANGQGSVTLYSANPLPPDGIAIITATTADRNQQPVTRSIPVVFSGPPNIDPCMLDNQNNCLPGIPVARLNQSYLLKITDHLGNPLAPGTRISVEAQGTKVKAVGHTDVELGDTGFQVLGAETTYDDVLRGPGITEFFFRVVEDQTLDEGGTPTVEAVVIKVDGPNGKLTWTFGPEAGSAKVLSEAGEIQIEGNRLKVFIPLN
- the hemW gene encoding radical SAM family heme chaperone HemW, with the protein product MAGIYLHIPFCKQRCIYCDFYFVTGQRLHPTFVQALCTEIEYYGQLYGRLEPIETIYFGGGTPSRLSLEEVARVLNELYRYFDLSALQEVTFEVNPEDASRDYLSGLHSLGINRLSIGVQSFYEADLRFMNRAHTAEQAEAAIENARRAGFENFNVDLIFGLPDQPLEYWMANLQKVADRDIPHVSTYSLTIEPRTVLYKQVERGLVQPADEETYRACYDFAMEYLEARGYEHYEISNFARPGYQSRHNHTYWRHGNYLGFGPSAHSFWWGQLPEPGAYRWANVRNLRRYEALLAQHHLPLEFREGLSYDQLAEEYLYLRLRTAEGLDLDHYAERYGVDLLSERLDELAELEAEGLIEPIRNGKLRLSRKGRHVCDAIVARLL
- a CDS encoding DNA double-strand break repair nuclease NurA, giving the protein MLDFVRLQQQLRGFAAYQQQQRDLLQEKLQAALDAWRQVGDVEALLEEVDRARPSWLVARPLGERLQERVRVPSRPAQVTVVAADGSQIFPDRHVEPPCFLLNVGRVAFQLGTHEPVRLESIPRFCFRQEEVHELLDDRLESVSVEIVSALRDEFELEALLELAREARRDGRPLVALLDGTLIRWMIRRLHQRELEEQFIRRYVALLEQFRRERIPVASYISMPGGAEVVNLLRVARGECTPEPPSLSLDGLADRLLFSRLLRPGERSGLFLSGSHIQRAYAEPHRIVCTYLAVPGPYGQAEIARVEFPHWVAEENGWVDLVCAVLLKECEKGSGYPMVLAEAHEQAVIRAPEREAFYELIGRQLWRSGLPVGQSRKQTSKRRPVL
- a CDS encoding HAS-barrel domain-containing protein; its protein translation is MPIGEVIESSTRQFVAEVYRDQPPPAFGSWVRVVQPDGRTIYGLVSHVEMGSVEPGRRPMALGRSPDELRREMPQVLELIRTTFRAQVLAYEDPDGRIHQTLPPYPAGIHAFVEACPLEIVRRLGRPYDFLRTLVQNPDPAVPVDDLLVAVLRQIHDGHSDPEREQALIEAGRVLSRLLRDDHERLQAILRRVV